From a region of the Triticum aestivum cultivar Chinese Spring chromosome 7D, IWGSC CS RefSeq v2.1, whole genome shotgun sequence genome:
- the LOC123169699 gene encoding uncharacterized protein, whose protein sequence is MSASSCSSLPVRTDFLLPLISRPFCWRRTSPRQATSRGIVSTNAMDPTGTAVPSSRRTSERLNPQQVARAYQQSGVHQAMQVLAAPILHHAQQGNHAGQLAPLKQQQIQTPPPTQFELLNKLRRPVAAVAAAFGSQALGLVAILLAANNIMLTVLVLLFLVPVYFASSN, encoded by the exons ATGTCCGCATCGTCGTGTTCCTCCCTTCCCGTGCGAACAGACTTTCTCCTTCCTTTAATCTCCCGTCCATTCTGCTGGAGACGAACGTCGCCACGACAGGCGACAAGTCGGGGCATCGTTTCTACAAATGCCATGGAT CCTACAGGTACGGCAGTGCCATCCAGCAGGCGTACTTCAGAAAGGCTCAATCCGCAACAGGTTGCCCGTGCTTACCAGCAGTCTGGCGTGCACCAAGCCATGCAGGTGCTCGCTGCTCCAATTCTGCACCATGCGCAGCAGGGCAACCATGCTGGGCAGTTAGCTCCTCTTAAGCAGCAGCAGATCCAGACACCACCGCCGACGCAGTTTGAGCTCCTCAACAAACTCCGCAGACCGGTAGCTGCCGTCGCCGCTGCATTTGGGTCCCAAGCGCTCGGCCTAGTAGCTATTCTGCTTGCAGCCAATAACATCATGCTAACTGTGCTTGTTTTGCTTTTCCTTGTCCCAGTGTACTTTGCTTCGTCCAATTAG